Proteins encoded by one window of Bradyrhizobium sp. B097:
- a CDS encoding DUF6285 domain-containing protein, with amino-acid sequence MQDEPTPTELIKAVADFLRNEIAPAIKGHNSFKLRVGINALDLVTRQLALAEAGNATEAARLKALLGADGTLMELNRVLSEKIASGEVDLTTQGLSEHLWQTTMDKLAVDQPNYASYKRELGNR; translated from the coding sequence ATGCAGGACGAACCGACACCCACCGAACTGATCAAGGCGGTCGCCGATTTCCTGCGCAACGAGATCGCGCCTGCAATCAAGGGGCACAACAGCTTCAAGCTGCGCGTCGGTATCAACGCGCTCGATCTGGTGACGCGGCAGCTCGCGCTCGCCGAGGCCGGCAATGCGACCGAGGCCGCGCGGCTGAAGGCGCTGCTCGGCGCGGATGGCACGCTGATGGAGCTCAACCGCGTGCTGTCGGAGAAGATCGCAAGCGGGGAGGTCGATCTGACAACGCAAGGGTTATCGGAGCATCTCTGGCAGACCACGATGGACAAGCTGGCCGTCGATCAGCCGAACTACGCGTCCTACAAGAGGGAGTTGGGGAATAGGTAG
- a CDS encoding phosphotransferase family protein, with protein sequence MIETELTHCVASFHPGATGVTGAAKLSGGASQETWTFDIVHPNGTIGAILRRAPPGYGAAPGRAAGLDAEASLMQLAHDAGLPSPKVMHVLTPEDGLGRGFIMARVEGETIARKILRDEEFAKARPMLARQLGRVIAGIHGLPQAKLPQLRSLTATKEIEDLAREYHSFNWPRPVFELALRWLRDHDPGPSSEVTLVHGDFRHGNLIIGPDGVRAVLDWELAHTGDPMEDLGWICVNSWRFGEIDKPVGGFGSREDLFAGYEETGRKADPDRVMFWEVMGTLRWGVMCCGMMQRFRLGPDHSMERAMIGRRASETEIDLLRLLVPRA encoded by the coding sequence ATGATCGAGACCGAACTCACCCACTGCGTCGCCTCGTTTCATCCTGGCGCGACCGGCGTCACCGGCGCCGCAAAGCTCTCCGGCGGCGCCAGCCAGGAGACCTGGACGTTCGACATCGTGCACCCGAACGGCACGATCGGCGCGATCCTGCGCCGCGCGCCGCCGGGCTACGGTGCCGCGCCCGGCCGCGCCGCCGGCCTCGATGCCGAGGCCTCGCTGATGCAGCTCGCGCATGACGCGGGCCTGCCGTCGCCGAAGGTGATGCATGTGTTGACGCCGGAGGATGGCCTTGGCCGCGGCTTCATCATGGCGCGGGTTGAAGGCGAGACCATCGCGCGGAAAATTTTGCGCGACGAGGAATTTGCCAAGGCGCGGCCGATGCTGGCGCGCCAGCTCGGCCGCGTCATTGCCGGCATTCACGGCTTGCCGCAGGCAAAACTGCCGCAGCTGCGCAGCCTGACAGCGACCAAGGAGATCGAAGATCTCGCCCGTGAATATCACAGCTTCAACTGGCCGCGGCCGGTGTTCGAACTGGCGCTGCGCTGGCTGCGCGATCACGATCCCGGTCCGTCGTCCGAGGTGACGTTGGTGCACGGCGATTTCCGCCACGGCAATCTGATCATCGGCCCCGACGGGGTGCGCGCGGTGCTCGACTGGGAGCTCGCGCATACCGGCGATCCCATGGAGGATCTCGGCTGGATCTGCGTCAATTCGTGGCGCTTCGGCGAGATCGACAAGCCGGTCGGCGGCTTCGGCTCTCGTGAGGATCTGTTCGCAGGCTATGAAGAAACCGGCCGCAAAGCCGACCCCGACCGCGTGATGTTCTGGGAAGTGATGGGCACGCTGCGCTGGGGCGTGATGTGCTGCGGCATGATGCAGCGCTTCCGCCTGGGCCCCGATCACTCGATGGAGCGCGCGATGATCGGGCGCCGCGCGTCGGAGACCGAGATCGATCTGCTTAGGTTACTCGTACCGCGCGCATGA